Proteins from a genomic interval of Candidatus Babela massiliensis:
- a CDS encoding alkaline phosphatase family protein — protein sequence MKIRYLLTILIQLIVYNTINSFSTAKIAIIIVIDQFGYNYINKLESNLNGGIKYLIDNGIVFTNAHYAQSPCTSADHALLSTGVFASYHGIINNKWYENNQLVYCDQDDNNKAQVFKPDGTLYDYGKSAKNIMVDGLSDQLIMSSNDLKNQAWALSLKSRAAISMASKLGKALWIDNETGNFTSSKAYFDKLPEWITNFNKKEKIDKIINFIWQPIYKDKQFYNIQFNNYYKYSKLEFPLIDNILTVDNLIKNKYEQLYNKTPLANQNLIKLAKKCLKINLNNNKFILWLSLSSLDKVGHVYGPDSKEAIDMVYQMDNQIQGLINYIYKIADKRNIKKEDILIALTADHGVMPLTPPLKEFGLDIVHNYSSKELTDNINSQINNKYNIKDIIIGHKNNQFYLNKLKLKKLKKNIRTNIYKDIKKYLLNLPGIRNAWTLKELSKANFDILDRDIYIRREIYKKRSGKIFYSLMPYTKITKHYLKGIAHTSQYNYDTHVPLIIYQPGNFFKKRITKNVYMTQFVPTISQILNISRPSASSDNVLPIFDK from the coding sequence ATGAAAATTAGATATTTACTAACAATCTTAATTCAATTAATTGTATATAACACTATTAATAGCTTTTCTACTGCGAAAATAGCAATCATAATAGTAATAGATCAATTTGGTTATAATTATATAAATAAATTGGAATCAAATCTAAATGGCGGAATAAAATATTTAATAGATAATGGTATAGTTTTTACCAATGCTCATTATGCACAAAGTCCTTGTACTTCAGCTGATCATGCATTACTATCAACTGGGGTATTTGCCTCTTATCATGGTATTATAAATAATAAATGGTACGAAAATAATCAGCTAGTTTATTGTGATCAAGACGATAACAATAAAGCTCAAGTATTTAAGCCTGACGGAACTTTATATGATTATGGCAAATCAGCAAAGAATATTATGGTTGACGGATTATCAGATCAATTAATTATGAGTTCTAATGATCTCAAAAATCAAGCATGGGCTTTATCTTTAAAAAGTAGAGCAGCAATATCCATGGCTTCTAAATTAGGTAAAGCACTATGGATAGATAATGAAACAGGTAATTTCACATCAAGCAAAGCTTATTTTGATAAATTACCAGAATGGATCACTAATTTTAATAAAAAAGAAAAAATAGATAAAATTATAAATTTTATCTGGCAGCCTATTTATAAAGATAAGCAATTCTATAATATTCAATTTAATAATTACTATAAGTACTCAAAACTTGAATTTCCATTAATAGACAATATTTTAACAGTAGATAATTTAATTAAAAATAAATACGAACAACTCTATAACAAAACTCCTCTTGCCAATCAAAATTTAATTAAACTTGCAAAAAAGTGCCTAAAAATAAATTTAAATAATAATAAGTTCATCTTATGGCTTAGCCTAAGCAGCTTAGATAAAGTTGGACATGTCTATGGACCTGACAGTAAAGAAGCAATAGATATGGTCTATCAAATGGATAATCAAATTCAAGGTTTAATTAATTATATATATAAGATAGCAGATAAAAGAAATATAAAAAAAGAAGATATATTAATAGCATTGACTGCTGATCATGGAGTAATGCCACTAACTCCGCCATTAAAAGAATTTGGGCTCGATATTGTACATAATTATAGCTCAAAAGAGTTAACTGATAATATTAATAGTCAAATAAATAATAAATATAACATTAAAGATATAATTATAGGACATAAAAATAATCAATTTTACTTAAATAAATTAAAATTAAAAAAATTGAAAAAAAATATAAGAACTAATATATATAAAGATATAAAAAAGTACCTTTTAAATCTCCCAGGTATTAGAAATGCCTGGACACTTAAAGAACTATCTAAAGCCAATTTCGATATACTTGATAGAGATATCTATATAAGAAGAGAAATATATAAAAAACGCAGTGGTAAAATTTTTTATTCTTTAATGCCTTATACTAAAATAACAAAACATTATTTAAAAGGCATTGCTCATACTTCTCAATATAATTATGACACTCATGTACCATTAATCATATATCAACCTGGTAATTTTTTTAAAAAGAGAATAACTAAAAATGTTTATATGACCCAATTTGTCCCAACCATTTCACAAATACTTAATATATCAAGACCATCAGCTTCTTCTGATAACGTTTTACCTATCTTTGATAAATAA